From one Stigmatopora nigra isolate UIUO_SnigA chromosome 8, RoL_Snig_1.1, whole genome shotgun sequence genomic stretch:
- the ostn gene encoding osteocrin, with product MHFWGWLLFIFLLSTYVSEHNARHLALPRQHGELDVSTRTPHAVARPDSEKTQWRRAQMDNDVKRKTGLRGKASPLDRLSGTIDGQRVILLPGRRVSLPPLDRIRTRHLPNRRG from the exons ATGCACTTTTGGGGATGGCTGCTCTTCATCTTTCTTCTCTCCACCTACGTGTCCGAGCACAACGCACGTCATCTGGCGCTCCCCCGACAG CATGGCGAGCTGGACGTCTCCACCAGGACGCCCCACGCCGTGGCACGTCCGGACAGCGAGAAGACGCAATGGAGGCGAGCCCAGATGGATAATGACGTCAAGAGGAAAACGGGTCTGAGGGGGAAGGCGTCGCCGCTGGATCGACTCTCCGGCACCATCGACGGGCAGAG GGTGATTTTGTTGCCAGGGCGACGTGTCAGCCTTCCTCCCCTGGACAGAATTAGAACAAGACACCTGCCAAATAGAAGAGGATAA